The genomic segment CCCCTCCCTTCCATTCCCTCCCCCTTGAGGGGGAGGGAGGGGTAAGGGTGACGCTTTCCGTGCCCGCCTTTCGGTAAGCAACGCCTCGAGCGCCTCCGCATCCTCGATTGCAGCCGGCAGAATGATCTCCTCCGGGATGTCGTGGGTGTGGGTATGGACTGAACGCACAACAGTCGACAGTAGTTCCGAATCGGGCGCGTTCTCGCCGGCGGTCAGCGAATACTCCTCACGTGAGACTATCTTCCCTTCACGCACGCGGAAGAGCGCCGCGACTGCAGCCCGCGCCCCGCGTGCCAGCCCGATGATGTCGCGGCTGGTCTTGTCCTGCAGGACTGCCTGCTGGTCCTTCCTGATCTCCCGCAGGGCCAGCAACTGGTCGCGCAGGGTCGCCGCCACTTCGAAGTCCTGGGCCTGCGACGCTGCCCACATGCGCTGCTCGACCTGCTCGGTGAGCTCGTCCGACCGGCCGGAAAGGAAACGAATCACATCCTTGACCTGCTGCGCATACTGCTCCTGCGTCACCTTGTCGGCACACGGACCCGAGCAACGGCTCAGCTCGAAGTTCAGACATGGTCGGTAATCGGGAGTCGAGAGTCGGGAGTCGGCGGGCAGGTCCCGCTTGCAGGTGCGGATCCGGAATATCCGCTTCACGGCCTTCAACGCCTTCCTGAGTTCCCGCGCCGACGTGTAGGGGCCGAAGAACACCGACCCGTCGTCGCGGATGTTCCGCGTGACGAATATGCGCGGGTAAGGCTCGGCCGTGATCTTGAGATGGGGGAACTTCTTGTCGTCCCGCAGCCGCACGTTGTAGCGCGGCTTCTTGAACTTGATGAAGTTCTCTTCGAGGACCAGCGCCTCAACCTCGGAGCGGGTGATGACCGTCTCGAGATCGGCGACCTTGCTGACGAGCGAGTTGAGCCGCGGGCTTTCCTGCGGCTGCGTGTACGCCCTCAGACGCTCGCGCAGGCTCCGCGCCTTGCCGACGTACAGCACGCGGCCATTAGCGTCTTTGAGCAGGTAGACGCCGGGCCCCTCAGGCGCGGTCGCGACCTGAGTCGCGAAGTGATCGAGTGACCTAGTGGTCGAGTGACCCAGTGAACTCGACTCTGATTCCGGCGTCCTCACTTGACCACTGGACCACTTGACCGCTGGATCACGGCCTCAGCCTTTGACCACTCCTATCGGCCTCATGCGTGCCACTTTGCGGCAGATGCCTGCCTGCACACAAACGTCCACCACCTTGTCCACGTCCTTGTAGGAATCCGGCACTTCCTCGCGCAGGACTTCGCGGCTGGCGGCCATCACGGTGATTCCCTGCGCTCGCAGTTCCTCGGCCACGTTCCGGTGCTCGGTTTCCTTGAGCGCGCGGGTGCGCGACCAGACCCGGCCTGCGCCGTGGCAGGCCGAGCCGAACGTCTCCGCCTCGGCCTTCTCGGTGCCGAGCAGCAGGTACGAATTCGTTCCCATGTCGCCGGGAACCAGCACCGGTTGACCCAGGTGCCGGTAGCGCGAGGGCAGGGCGTGACTGCCGGTCTGGTTGTGGCACTGGGTACCGGAGCCGGGCTTGGCCGGCCCAAAGGCGCGGGTCGCACCCTTCCGGTGGACGCAGACCTTGACACACGCTTTGCCGACCGGGTGGGTCTCGATCTTGGCGATGTTGTGAGCAACATCGTAGACCTGCCCCATTCCCAGCCGGCCGGGCGAAAGCCCGAGCACCTGCGAGAACGCTTCGCGCACCCAGTGGGCAATCGCCTGCCGGTTCGCCCACGCGTAGTTGGCCGCGCAGACCATCGCGCCGAAGTAGCGCCTCCCTTCCGGCGACTCGATCGGCGCACAGGCGAGCTGTCGATCAACCAGCTCGATGCCGTACTTCTTCGAGACCGCGCCCAGGGTCTTCACGTTGTCGTCGCATATCTGGTACCCCAGGCCGCGCGAGCCGGTGTGAATCATCACCGTGATCTGGCCCTCGGCAACACCGAGGTCGCGCGCCGCTATCAGGTCGTACACTTCGGCGACTTCCTGGATTTCCAGGAAGTGGTTGCCCGCGCCCAGTGTACCCAGTTGGGGCATCCCGCGCTCCAGCGCCCGCTCGGATACCCCGGCCAGGTCTGCCCCGGCCATCGCACCGTGTTCCTCGGTGAACTCCAGGTCCTGGTCGGTGCCAAAGCCCTTCTCCACCGCCCAGCGCGCACCGCGGGTCAAGACGAATGCGACCTCGGCCTGGGAGATACGGATCTTGCCCTTCGAACCGACGCCGGACGGGACGTTCTCGTACATCGCGCGGACCAGCTTCTCGAGTACAGGCTGAGTCAGGTCTGCGCGCGCGAGCCCGGTCCGCAGCATCCGCACGCCGCAGTTGATATCGTAGCCCACCCCGCCCGGCGACACGACGCCTTCACCGGTCTCGAACGCGGCAACCCCGCCGATGGGAAAGCCGTAGCCCCAGTGAATATCCGGCATCGCCATCGACTGGCCGACGATTCCGGGCAGTGTCGCCACGTTCGCCACCTGCTCCGGCGCCTGGTCATGCTTGATGTCGTCCAGCAGGGACGTATCCGCGTAGATGACGCCGTCCACCCGCATCTTCGGGTTGTAGCTCTTCGGGATTCTCAGCCGGGTGTCGTCAATCCGCTCTAGTGGTCCGTTCCAGTTGGCCATGAATCAGTATAGACGCGCGAGGGGACTATTCAACCGCAAGGGCCGGGGAGCAGCACAACGACGGAACCGAGGCCGAGCTACTCCCACCACTGCCCGATGAAGTACAGCTCGGAATCCCCTTTGGCGAAGGCCGTTGCGTGACAGAGCAGGTCAGCCGGGAAGTAGTCCGGGGTCGCGTTGTGGTTGTCGGTTCCGTCCGCGTCAATCAGGTAGACGTCATACGCGCCCTGCTCCTCGATTGCCGCGACCGTGTAGGCCAGCATCGAGCCGGAGTGAGCCCAGGTGGGCAGTCCCTGGGCGTAGCCGCTGTTGGTCAGCCGTACCTCGCCGGCGCCGTTCGAGTCGGCGACGAAGAGATTGTACCGCCCGTGGCTCGTGCTCGGGTCTTCGAGCCGTTCGAAGACGATCTTCGTCCCATCCGGACTCAACTTCGGGTCGTAGTCGCCGATCGGCAGATTGGCTCTGCCCCACTGCCCGGCATTGGCCGGACTCGTCACCTGCCTGGCCTGGGTTCCGTCGTCGTTCATCTTCCATATTCTGAAGCCGGAAGTGAAGACGATGCTGTTCCCGACCCAGTCGATGTCGCCGTCGTGCGAACCTGAGTCGTGGAGCAGTGTGTCGCCGGTACCGTCTGCGTTCATCACGTAGATGTCGAGGTCGTTCCGGCGCAGCGAGAGGAACGCGATGCGCGTGTTGTCCGACGACCATGCAGGATACAGGTCCCACACCGAGTTGGCGGTCAGCCGCCGGAACGCCGAACCGTCGGTCGCTACTGTGCAGAGCTCGAAGTTCTCGTTACTATCACCGTCGACCTTCTGGGCGAAGAGAAGCGTCCCACCCGAGGCGTCGAGCCGCAGGGCTGAAGTCTGAATCTCATTTGCCCTGCTGTAGAGCAGGCGAACGTCCTGCGTCGCGAGGTGAAGCGCGTAGATCGCGTACCTCCCCTCATGGGGCACAACCTTCGGCCCCGGCCCGCAACCCCATAGCAATGCGACAGCCAATGCTGCCAGCACCTGGGGGATTCGGAAACGCGTGCCGTCAATCGACCTCGGTGCTCTGTTCCGATCTAACATGGATGAGCATAGAACAAACTGGAGGACTCTTCAATCACAGCGGGCGCGGGACCGACGACTGACTCACGCTTGCGCCGGACGCCGTGCCGCACTGTAACACCAATTGAGAGTTCTGCGGGTTGACTTGCGTCGCGGTCAACACTTGACAGCATCCGGCAGGAGGGTATTCTTCTGCAGAGAGTGTGTCTGCTAACGCGTCGTACGGGCGCCGCAGCTCGTCGGGACGCGAAAAAAAGGAGGCTCGGTGGCAGAGATCGGTAGTGACAAGGTAAGGACGTCCGCGCCGGAAGCTGCGACGAAGCGCTCGAAGACGGTGGGAACCCTTGCCGTCGCGGCAGGGCTGCTTGCCGCAGTGATCGGGCTTGTCAACGTCCTGGCCAACAAACGGGACATCGTTGACATACTGCTGGTCGTCGGGGGTCTGCTCGTGAGCGTGGCTGGCCTGCGGATCATCCGCAAGTACCGAGCGAGCTAGTCCCTCAGACTCCCAGCCCGCCGCTGAACCCTGACCCCGCCAGGCAACGGCGAGTGCTGGTGGCCCGGACTTTCCAGACAACTGATTCGATTCGATTCCGTTTCCCTCGAACACGCAGTAGCGACCGGGTCAAAAGAACCAATTGGGACGGGTCGCGCCGGTAGCGCCCGGGCTGCCAGGGGCCGACGGACAAGAACTGGGAGCAGAGCGGGGGAATCCGTCACCGGGCCTCGACATATCATCTCAAGTCAGACAGATCGGAGCCGGCTGTCCTGTGCGCGGCCGGAGTCGGGCCGGCGTCTCCAGACTCCCGCGGTTCGGCCCTCGGACCGACGACGCAGGCTAGAGCAGTTGAAAACCGATTGTGAACCCGGGCCAGACGCGCACGTCCCAGTCCTCGTGCATGTCGAGCAGCGTTCCGTCTTGCTCGTCTGCGAATTCTGACACGCGGACGTTGACGCTCGGGCCTGCGGTCAAGGCCAGCTTGTCGCTCAACTGCCAGCCGCCGGTCATCCGCAGACTCGAAAGCAGTGCGATCTGCCCCTCCCGGAACCAATCCGGACCTCCGTAGACGCTGCCGCCGAGGGCATCTATGTCCACAAAGAACTCTTGAAGCGGAATGTGACCGCCGATGCCCATCCCGGCTATAAGCCGGGTCAAGTCGCCATCCGGCCGGCAGCCCACCATGAAGATGTTGTATATGCTCCTGGACCCGGTCTTGATGCCGAGATTGAGCAATGAGTACTCACTGGCCCAGGCGTTGACGTGGAACTGCCCGTTCTCGACGATGCTGACCAGACCGATCGGCACGTCGACCTCCTCGGCGATGTTCACCAACCCGAACTGAAGTCCTCGGCCTGTGCCGCAGATGTTGACCAGACCGATTTGCGCACCGGTGAACTCCTCGGCGATATTGACGGCCCCGGACAACTGCGCTCCCCACAGATGTCCCCCGGTCACATTGACCGAACCGGCCATCTGCGCGCCATATACGCTGGAGTCGACGATATTAGCTGCCCCCGCCATCTGCAACCCGGTGAAGCATCCGCCAACTATGTTCGCCGCCCCGGCCATCTGCAGCCCGCCAAAGCAGCCGCCGAGCACGTTCACGGCCCCGGCCGTCTGCACACCAC from the candidate division WOR-3 bacterium genome contains:
- a CDS encoding excinuclease ABC subunit C, which translates into the protein MRTPESESSSLGHSTTRSLDHFATQVATAPEGPGVYLLKDANGRVLYVGKARSLRERLRAYTQPQESPRLNSLVSKVADLETVITRSEVEALVLEENFIKFKKPRYNVRLRDDKKFPHLKITAEPYPRIFVTRNIRDDGSVFFGPYTSARELRKALKAVKRIFRIRTCKRDLPADSRLSTPDYRPCLNFELSRCSGPCADKVTQEQYAQQVKDVIRFLSGRSDELTEQVEQRMWAASQAQDFEVAATLRDQLLALREIRKDQQAVLQDKTSRDIIGLARGARAAVAALFRVREGKIVSREEYSLTAGENAPDSELLSTVVRSVHTHTHDIPEEIILPAAIEDAEALEALLTERRARKASPLPLPPPQGGGNGREGGAETRSRAVRIVVPERGEKVRLMELARANAEKALVELRPEERVPAGNRELAEVLGLPNVPRLIEGVDISNTQGTNAVGSIVVFRDDRPTKQQYRLFKIRTVTGSNDFAMMEEVLARRVRGLLEKNRPLPDLVLVDGGKGQLSSAVKAYGQFDAEIPILGLAKRTDTLYYDDGREITIPVTSPALKLLKRIRDESHRFAITFHRKLRGKKMVESELDEITGLGPVRKKTLIQHFGSLDKVRIASVEEIAKVKGFGPALAEKVFRALRR
- a CDS encoding RtcB family protein, with the translated sequence MANWNGPLERIDDTRLRIPKSYNPKMRVDGVIYADTSLLDDIKHDQAPEQVANVATLPGIVGQSMAMPDIHWGYGFPIGGVAAFETGEGVVSPGGVGYDINCGVRMLRTGLARADLTQPVLEKLVRAMYENVPSGVGSKGKIRISQAEVAFVLTRGARWAVEKGFGTDQDLEFTEEHGAMAGADLAGVSERALERGMPQLGTLGAGNHFLEIQEVAEVYDLIAARDLGVAEGQITVMIHTGSRGLGYQICDDNVKTLGAVSKKYGIELVDRQLACAPIESPEGRRYFGAMVCAANYAWANRQAIAHWVREAFSQVLGLSPGRLGMGQVYDVAHNIAKIETHPVGKACVKVCVHRKGATRAFGPAKPGSGTQCHNQTGSHALPSRYRHLGQPVLVPGDMGTNSYLLLGTEKAEAETFGSACHGAGRVWSRTRALKETEHRNVAEELRAQGITVMAASREVLREEVPDSYKDVDKVVDVCVQAGICRKVARMRPIGVVKG